TGTGGCCAACCGTGCCGACGAAACGCTCCCTGACGGAACCATTTCAAGGTATTCAGACGAGCGCTTTGCGCCTGCGCCAGGTCCGCAAGCAAAAACAGTGGCTGTGCCGCTCACGGAAAATGAAGCTACCCGTAGTCTCGCCGACGAAGCACCCTCCGCAATTCCCGCGACACTTCAGAAATCAGAGCCGAGTGTGAAAATGGTTCGGTCAGCACAGAAATAATTGAAGTTCTGGATATCGCAGGGTCGGCCCCGGGGGAACCTCCTCGGGGCCGACCCTGTTTTGGGACTCGGCAAATGCGGTTTCTGCAGCGATTTTGCCAACTTCCTCAAGAATTCGCTACCTTTCCTTTTCAATCAATTGAAGATGTCCACGATGCTTGTCCGCCTTTTTTCCTTTGTGCTGTTTTTGGGGATATGTCTGGGAATTGATGCCCAAACCCCAGCAAACCTCACCGTGCAAGTACATGCTACGGTGCAAAATGGACCGCCGAGCATCACGTTACATTGGCCGCAAGACCCCAATGCGACCACGTACAGCATATTCCGCAAAGCAAAAACGGCAGTGGGTTGGACGACTTCCTTGGGAACTGTTGCAGGCACAGACACGACGTTTACAGACAATACCGCTCTCCTTGGCGAAAGCTGGGAATACAGGATTCTGAAATCCGCATCGGGTTACAATGGGCAAGGCTATTGCTATGCCGGCATCGAAAAGCCTTCACAGGATTATTTCGGGAAGCTTCTGTTGGTCGTGGACACCACTTTTGCCACAGGACTGGCATCCGAATTGGCAAGATTGGAGGAAGATTTGTGGGGGGACGGCTGGCAGGTGATTCGCATCGCGGTGGATCGCAACGATTCAGTCCCCAATGTTAAAGCAAGGATTCAAAACGAATGGCTTGCAGATCCCGCGAATGTGCGTTCGGTGTTTTTATTCGGCCATGTGCCCGTTCCCTATTCCGGAAATTTAAATCCTGATGGGCATCCAGACCACCAAGGTGCTTGGCCTGCCGACGTATACTATGGCGAAATGAACGGTGCTTGGACCGACAATACGGTCAACAACATCAATGCCGCAAGACCACAAAACCGCAATACATTGGGTGACGGGAAGTTTGACAATTCGATCATCCCTGGGGATGTGGAACTGGAAGTGGGTCGGGTGGATTTTGCCAACATGCCTGCTTTTGTTGAAGGTGAAGAGGCGCTTTTGCGGCGATACTTGGAAAAAGACCATGCTTGGCGCATGAAAGCCTTCACTGTTGCCGATTCGGGAGTGGTGGACGACAACTTCGGATTCTTTGGCGGCGAGGCTTTTGCGACGAGTGGATGGCGGAATATGGCGCCCTTGATCGGTTCCAATCATACGTATGCAGGGGATTTTCGCACGGATTTATCTGCGCGCGACCACCTCTGGGCCTATGGATGCGGCGGAGGATGGTATCAAGGCGCAGGCGGGGTCGGATCAACAACGGATTTTGCAGGGGACAGCTTGCGTGGCGTTTTTTCGATGATATTCGGATCGTATCATGGCGATTGGGACAGCGACGACAACTTCATGCGTGCAGCTTTGGCGAGCAAGGGGCATATTTTGAGCTGTGCCTGGGCCGGTCGCCCCAATTGGCATTTTCAACACATGGGACTTGGCGAACCCATTGGCAATTCGGCGCGGGTGACCCAAAACAACTTCAGTACTTATCTGACGGGATACGGAGCAAGAAACATTCATATTGCCCTGATGGGTGACCCTAGCCTGCGGATGCATGTTTGTGCGCCGCCGAGCAATCTTTCCATCCAACTTGTAAATGGAGGGAATTCGCATGAACTGACCTGGACGGCTTCTCCCGATCCGATTTTGGGATACGCCATTTTCAGGCAAGACACAACGGATGGACGCTATTGGCGCATCGGTCAAGTGGCTGCGAATGCGACAACTTTCACAGATTCCTGCAAACAGGCTGGCGATTACCGCTACATGGTCCGTGCCGAAGAACTGCGAATGGGCTACAGTGGTTCCTATTACAATTTGAGCCAAGGAGTTTTGGGATCGATCACCAATACAAGCAACTATTCAGCGCAGGTCAACCTGGCCTCTCCGCAGGTATTTTGCCCCGGAGACAGCATTTCCGTTCCCTATTCAACGGTCACGGATTTTTGCGCTGGCAATGTCTTTTCCGTCGAATTGTCAGACAGCAATGGCAATTTCGGTATCGCAACCACGATCGGCCAACTGAATGGTGTGAGTGCGGGAACCATTGCTTGCTGGATTCCTGCGAATACCCCTCCTGCCCTGGGTTACCGCATTCGCATCGTCAGCAGCTCTCCGTCGATCATCGGCAATGACAATGGCGGGGATTTGGAAGTTTTGGGTATCCCCAGCGCCAATTTCACCTATTCGCAGTCCAATCTGACCTTTTCCTTCACCAATTCCTCCGTTGGCGCATCTGCCCAAACATGGTATTTTGGAGATGGGGATTCGAGTTCGCAGGCCTCCCCCACGCATACGTACGCGACGGATGGCAGCTACACGATCCAATTGATCAGCTCGAACGCTTGCGGAAGTGATACCTCCGAAATCACCACGACGGTTGTCGGAATCTCTGATTTGCAATTGCAAACGCTTGAAATTTCGCCAAATCCCGCCGGGAATTGGTTTGAGATCCGACTTGAAGGAACGGCCCAAGGACCCGTGGCACTTCGCATTTGGGACATGTTGGGAAATGAAATGTTGTCCCAAACAATGAATTCATCTTCTCTTCGAATTGAAACCGGCAATTGGCCCCGCGGGATGTACATCATCGAGGTCACCCAACGAAATCAATCACCCACCTAGCACACCAAGGGTTGGGTTCCTGATGACCTCTTATCAGTAACATTGGTAGTGAAACCATTGATGCCTTGGTTCCGGTTGAATCTGAAAGTACCTCCATCAAAATTGGGATTCCACTGCCCGTCCTTGGAGTTTTTTCACATCGTAGGAGGTAGGAATTCGCAGTCTCAACCTCAATCATGGTTCTCCACTTTCACAAAAAAGGTGCGCGTATCGATTTTCCGCCAAACAACAAATTTGGCTCAATTCTAAAAGCACAGAATATGAAAAGGTTGATTCCAGTAATGATACTTTGCGCGGGACTTTTTGCCTGCGAAAACACCGCAACATCCACCGATGCGGGCGAAAAGCATGGCGAACTCGTGGCAACCGACTCCACCAAGGAGGCTGCAGCCGAAGAGGCCACGGAAAATTTTCCTGATCCAGACGCGGTCGGCACTTTTGGTGCAGCGGTCACCGCAGAAGGTGCCATTGCATCGGCTGATTTGCTGGGCAAACTCAAAAAAACCGATTCGATCCGCATCAAAGTCAAAGGCAACATCAATTCCTGCTGCCAAGCCAAAGGTTGCTGGATGACAATGCCATTGACCGCTGACAGGGAAATGACCGTTAAATTCAAGGATTACGGATTTTTCGTTCCCAAAAACGCTGCCGGCAAAGCCGCTGTGGTCGATGGCTGGGCCTACCGCGAGATGGTTTCCGTGGACGAATTGAAACACTTTGCAGAAGATGCCGGCGAACCGGCCGAGGAAATCGCCAAAATCACCAAGCCTGAGGAGCGCATCACCTTCATGGCCGATGGCGTTTTGATCGAACCTTCCGCAGAAGGCGCACACTGATTAGCTTTTCTCAATTATCTAAGTACCCCTTTTCCGACAGGACAATGGTCAAAACTGAAGAATTTCTGACCCAACTTGGTTTGGGTGATCAAAACCCTTGCTGGCTCACCGGCCTTGAAACCGGCCATGCCGCGAGCGGCGCATACACAGCCATCCATTCACCCGCCGACGGCCGCCTGCTCGGAAGCGTACAAATGGCAGGCACCACCGAATACGAATCGGTGATCGCGCAAGCAGAATCAGCCTATTTGCAATGGCGCATGGTTCCAGCCCCCAAACGCGGCGAAATCGTGCGTCAAATGGGCGATGCACTGCGTGCACACAAAGAGGCACTCGGCAAATTGGTGACCATGGAAATGGGCAAAATTTACCAAGAAGGCCTGGGCGAAGTGCAGGAAATGATCGACATCTGCGACTTTGCCGTCGGTTTGAGCCGCCAATTGTATGGTTTGACCATGCACAGCGAGCGCCCGATGCACCGCATGTACGAGCAATGGCATCCACTTGGTGTCGTCGGCATCATTTCAGCCTTCAACTTTCCAGTCGCTGTTTGGGCTTGGAATTCCATGTTGGCTGCGGTTTGTGGGAACGTTTCGATCTGGAAACCCAGCGAAAAAACCCCGCTGACGGCGATCGCCTGCATCCACATCATCCAAGATGTGTTGCGCAAGAACAATTTGCCCGAAGGCATCATGAGCGTGATCGTGGGCGACCGCGTGATCGGCGAGGCCATGTCACATGACAAGCGCGTTGCGCTCGTGTCCGCAACCGGCAGCACCCGCATGGGCAAGGCTGTGGCTCAAGCTGTTGCGGCACGCCTTGGCAAATCCCTCCTCGAACTCGGCGGCAACAACGCCATCATCATCACCCCCAACGCGAACCTGAAATTGGCCATTCCGGCTGTGGTGTTTGGTTCCGTGGGCACCTGCGGACAACGCTGCACCTCTACACGTCGCCTCATCATCCATGAGAGCATGTACGAGGCGGTGAAGGAAAGTTTGGTCAAGGCCTATGGTTCGCTGAAGGCAAAAATCGGGCATCCATTGGAGAAAAACACGCTGATCGGGCCATTGATCGACCGTCATGCGGTTTCGATGATGCAACATCGCCTGGAAGTCGTGCAAAACGAAGGTGGCGTCGTGTTGTTTGGCGGCGAAGTGCTGGGTGGCGAAGGTTTTGAGACCGGAACTTATGTGGTTCCAGCCATTGTGGAGGCTAAAAACGCATTCGAATCGGTCCAAGAGGAAACTTTTGCTCCGATTTTGTATTTGCTCAAGTACAAAACGATCGAAGAAGCCATTGCGATGCACAACGACGTGCCGCAAGGCTTGAGTTCGGCGATCTTCAGCGAAAACATGAAGGAAATCGAGCTGTTCCTGAGCGCAAAAGGCAGCGACTGCGGCATCGCCAATGCCAACATCGGCACAAGCGGCGCTGAAATCGGCGGTGCATTCGGTGGCGAAAAGGAAACAGGCGGTGGCCGTGAATCCGGCTCCGATGCTTGGAAGGCCTATATGCGTCGCCAAACCAATACCTTGAACTGGTCCGAGGACCTGCCATTGGCACAAGGCATCGTATTTGACATCTGATTTCCCAAGAAAGGAAACCAATTTATCAGCAGCCGGGCAATTTGTCCGGCTGTTGCTTTTTTGAGATATTGCAATGGCAGCAAGTTCAGTTGCTGTTTTTTCGACGAATCACTTCAACCAAATTTCAAGGTCGCCGTATTTGCTTGAACCTTCTTTTTCCTGCTAAGACAATTTCATTTACATGCGAAAACTGCTACTCCTGACATTGGGCCTGTTGGCCGCCACTCCCACCTTTGCAAAGAAAATCACCTACGCCGAATGGGTCAATTATTCCCAGGCGGTCATGTCGCTCACGATTTTGCTCTTGATTGCAATCGTCGGCACAATGGCCTTGCGCTGGACCTATAAAAACCGCTACCTGACCGGTGGTGGCAAGGCGTCCTTCCGGAAATATGCCTGGCAAAACCCGCTGGTTAAACTGGGGATTTTTGTGGCCGTGATCGTGATGACGGTCAACCTTCTGCTTCCAAATCCATTCAGCAGCAAGTCCTTGCATGACATAGGGGAGATTTCCAAATTGCGAAAGATGCCTCAAATGGCTGAAGAGGCTTACCGAAGGCTAGCAGAGGAGTATCCCGGCCTCCCAAAATACCACTTCGAATACCTCGCCGCCCATTATCAACGCGAAGACTGGGCATTGGAAAGCGGAGAGGTGGATGCAAACATCGACCCAAGTGTAGAGGATCCCAAGCGTTATTACATCCGGCTGGGCAATGAAAAAAATCCACGCTTGCAAGACATGTCCAGGCTGGGCCTTGGGATTGCGAGTTATTATACCAAGCAGACCACATTTGCCATGGCACAGTTGAGTGCCATCACGGATGAAAACGTGCCTTACCGCCATCTGTTCATGGGCCGCATTCACCTCGGCTGGCGCGAACTCGACTCCGCGGAGTACCATTTCAGGAAGGAAATTGCCTTGGGTGAAGCGACTGACCTCACGGTCAATGACATGGCTTGGATGATGTATTATCAGCAACCGGATTCCTTTGACAAAATGCAGCGGCTGATCACCGACAGCACCTTGCATTCCTACGTTCCGCAGAGGCTCAAACGCTACCTCTACACCAAAAAATCAGAAATCGTGCCCTACATGAAGGTCATCGTGGGCGATTGGTGGGTCAACATTCAGTGGATTGGGCTGTTGGGGGCCTTGATGGGAACAATTTTGTGGATGCTGTTTTTGCGCAAGTTGGACCCCAACCGGCAGGAGCCTTGGCTTTTGCTGCTGGGAACCTTCACGGGAGGTGCCATTTTTGCCTTTTTCGCGTTGGTACTCTACGATTTTGTCCACTTCGAATTGGGCTTCTACAATGATGGAAGCTCTTTCTTCCATGATTTTGCCTACTGCGTCTTTGGAATCGGAGCGATTGAGGAACTCGTCAAAATCATCCCGTTTTTGCTCGTGCTTCAATTCAGCAAGCGGCTCGACAAGCCGATTAACTACCTCTTGTATGCCTCCGCTTCGGCAATGGGATTCGCATTCGTAGAGAACCTCATGTATTTTGACGAAAGCCATGTGGGCATCATGCACGGGCGTATCCTGCTCTGTGTGGTATTTCACATGTTCGCGACCTCGACCATTGCCTTTGCGATGATGCTTGGCAAATTCAAATACCGCAAAATGCAGCTTCCACTGTTTTTGGTAGGTTATTTGATCGCATCATTTTACCATGGATT
The DNA window shown above is from Bacteroidota bacterium and carries:
- a CDS encoding T9SS type A sorting domain-containing protein, which produces MSTMLVRLFSFVLFLGICLGIDAQTPANLTVQVHATVQNGPPSITLHWPQDPNATTYSIFRKAKTAVGWTTSLGTVAGTDTTFTDNTALLGESWEYRILKSASGYNGQGYCYAGIEKPSQDYFGKLLLVVDTTFATGLASELARLEEDLWGDGWQVIRIAVDRNDSVPNVKARIQNEWLADPANVRSVFLFGHVPVPYSGNLNPDGHPDHQGAWPADVYYGEMNGAWTDNTVNNINAARPQNRNTLGDGKFDNSIIPGDVELEVGRVDFANMPAFVEGEEALLRRYLEKDHAWRMKAFTVADSGVVDDNFGFFGGEAFATSGWRNMAPLIGSNHTYAGDFRTDLSARDHLWAYGCGGGWYQGAGGVGSTTDFAGDSLRGVFSMIFGSYHGDWDSDDNFMRAALASKGHILSCAWAGRPNWHFQHMGLGEPIGNSARVTQNNFSTYLTGYGARNIHIALMGDPSLRMHVCAPPSNLSIQLVNGGNSHELTWTASPDPILGYAIFRQDTTDGRYWRIGQVAANATTFTDSCKQAGDYRYMVRAEELRMGYSGSYYNLSQGVLGSITNTSNYSAQVNLASPQVFCPGDSISVPYSTVTDFCAGNVFSVELSDSNGNFGIATTIGQLNGVSAGTIACWIPANTPPALGYRIRIVSSSPSIIGNDNGGDLEVLGIPSANFTYSQSNLTFSFTNSSVGASAQTWYFGDGDSSSQASPTHTYATDGSYTIQLISSNACGSDTSEITTTVVGISDLQLQTLEISPNPAGNWFEIRLEGTAQGPVALRIWDMLGNEMLSQTMNSSSLRIETGNWPRGMYIIEVTQRNQSPT
- a CDS encoding DUF4920 domain-containing protein, whose protein sequence is MKRLIPVMILCAGLFACENTATSTDAGEKHGELVATDSTKEAAAEEATENFPDPDAVGTFGAAVTAEGAIASADLLGKLKKTDSIRIKVKGNINSCCQAKGCWMTMPLTADREMTVKFKDYGFFVPKNAAGKAAVVDGWAYREMVSVDELKHFAEDAGEPAEEIAKITKPEERITFMADGVLIEPSAEGAH
- a CDS encoding aldehyde dehydrogenase family protein, coding for MVKTEEFLTQLGLGDQNPCWLTGLETGHAASGAYTAIHSPADGRLLGSVQMAGTTEYESVIAQAESAYLQWRMVPAPKRGEIVRQMGDALRAHKEALGKLVTMEMGKIYQEGLGEVQEMIDICDFAVGLSRQLYGLTMHSERPMHRMYEQWHPLGVVGIISAFNFPVAVWAWNSMLAAVCGNVSIWKPSEKTPLTAIACIHIIQDVLRKNNLPEGIMSVIVGDRVIGEAMSHDKRVALVSATGSTRMGKAVAQAVAARLGKSLLELGGNNAIIITPNANLKLAIPAVVFGSVGTCGQRCTSTRRLIIHESMYEAVKESLVKAYGSLKAKIGHPLEKNTLIGPLIDRHAVSMMQHRLEVVQNEGGVVLFGGEVLGGEGFETGTYVVPAIVEAKNAFESVQEETFAPILYLLKYKTIEEAIAMHNDVPQGLSSAIFSENMKEIELFLSAKGSDCGIANANIGTSGAEIGGAFGGEKETGGGRESGSDAWKAYMRRQTNTLNWSEDLPLAQGIVFDI
- a CDS encoding PrsW family intramembrane metalloprotease; amino-acid sequence: MRKLLLLTLGLLAATPTFAKKITYAEWVNYSQAVMSLTILLLIAIVGTMALRWTYKNRYLTGGGKASFRKYAWQNPLVKLGIFVAVIVMTVNLLLPNPFSSKSLHDIGEISKLRKMPQMAEEAYRRLAEEYPGLPKYHFEYLAAHYQREDWALESGEVDANIDPSVEDPKRYYIRLGNEKNPRLQDMSRLGLGIASYYTKQTTFAMAQLSAITDENVPYRHLFMGRIHLGWRELDSAEYHFRKEIALGEATDLTVNDMAWMMYYQQPDSFDKMQRLITDSTLHSYVPQRLKRYLYTKKSEIVPYMKVIVGDWWVNIQWIGLLGALMGTILWMLFLRKLDPNRQEPWLLLLGTFTGGAIFAFFALVLYDFVHFELGFYNDGSSFFHDFAYCVFGIGAIEELVKIIPFLLVLQFSKRLDKPINYLLYASASAMGFAFVENLMYFDESHVGIMHGRILLCVVFHMFATSTIAFAMMLGKFKYRKMQLPLFLVGYLIASFYHGFYDFWLISESVGPFVFLTYAFFIYATFQYAAYLNNGLNHTNVSKGQVVLNPSKLASFLTVGLIAVLLFEYFGLSLVYGPSIGNYSLLNSLGMGSFLMFFVVLNLTNIDVVQGEWIWLRLWDFGSRVHHNRALGMRLQLIPKTSDSLLAPLLPVQGEVISRISLNGDNRYFLFKFDQPIALKSQSLEYVLLRAKKDGEIPEPKQGVEAMVIAFRDKEALSRKAKRKSDFQHIDNVFIS